One segment of Phragmites australis chromosome 13, lpPhrAust1.1, whole genome shotgun sequence DNA contains the following:
- the LOC133889308 gene encoding ER lumen protein-retaining receptor: MNAFRLAGDMTHLMSVLVLLLKIHTIKSCAGVSLKTQELYALVFTTRYLDIFTDFISLYNTVMKLIFLGSSFLIVWYMKRHKMVRRSYDKDHDTFRHQFLVLPCLILALLIHEKFTFREVMWTFSIYLEAVAILPQLVLLQRTRNIDNLTGQYVFFLGAYRSLYILNWIYRYFTEPHYAHWITWISGFVQTLLYADFFYYYFNSWKNNVKLTLPA; the protein is encoded by the exons ATGAACGCCTTCAGGCTCGCAGGCGACATGACGCACCTCATGagcgtcctcgtcctcctcctcaagATCCACACCATCAAGTCCTGCGCCG GTGTTTCCTTGAAGACGCAAGAGTTATATGCTCTCGTTTTCACCACTCGCTACTTGGACATATTTACAGATTTTATATCCCTATACAACACAGTCATGAAGCTGATTTTCCTGGGGAGCTCATTCTTAATAGTTTGGTATATGAAGCGCCATAAGATGGTCCGCAGATCATATGATAAGGATCATGATACGTTTCGACATCAATTTCTTGTTCTACCTTGCCTTATATTGGCCTTGCTTATACATGAGAAGTTCACTTTCAGGGAG GTGATGTGGACGTTTTCCATTTATCTTGAGGCTGTTGCAATTCTTCCTCAACTTGTCCTGCTACAGCGCACAAGAAACATTGACAATTTAACTGGGCAATATGTATTCTTCCTAGG CGCATACCGATCACTGTACATTCTCAACTGGATTTACCGCTACTTCACTGAGCCACACTATGCACATTGGATAA CTTGGATATCAGGATTCGTGCAGACACTATTGTACGCAGATTTCTTCTATTATTACTTCAACAG TTGGAAGAACAACGTTAAACTCACCCTACCAGCTTGA
- the LOC133889098 gene encoding uncharacterized protein LOC133889098: MADGAGPRRKSFPDWLNSPIWSAPPPAPRHSSPPRAPSPQPPPQPPRDPTPPRPTPAPPPARRGGGGGDDDAGAGAGAAGPSRAHLVAEFKVALGRNVVDLAELRRLACQGVPDAAGVRPVVWKLLLGYLPNDRALWPYELEKKRSQYSAFKDELLLNPSEVTRRMEEMTVSKMEEHDAKGPGVLPRADIVQDEHPLSLGKTSVWNQYFQESEIIEQIDRDVKRTHPEMQFFNGDSSDALSNQESLKRILTIFAKLNPGIRYVQGMNEVLAPLYYVFKNDLDQSNAASAEPDAFFCFVELLSGFRDNFCKQLDNSVVGIRSTISRLSQLLKRHDEELWRHLEVQTKVNPQFYAFRWITLLLTQEFKFHDCINLWDTLLSDPEGPQATLLRICCAMLILVRRRLLAGDFTANLKLLQNYPPTNIDHLLHIANKLRGPLPY; this comes from the exons ATggccgacggcgccggacccagGCGCAAATCCTTCCCGGACTGGCTCAACAGCCCGATCTGGTCCGCGCCTCCGCCCGCCCCGCGCCACAGCTCCCCTCCCCGCGCGCCCTCCCCACAGCCGCCTCCCCAGCCGCCCAGGGATCCGACCCCGCCAAGGCCAACCCCTGCGCCTCCGCCCgcccggcgcggcggcggcggcggcgacgacgacgcggGTGCGGGTGCGGGCGCGGCCGGCCCGTCGCGGGCCCACCTCGTCGCGGAGTTCAAGGTCGCG CTGGGGAGGAATGTGGTGGATCTGGCGGAGCTGCGGCGACTCGCGTGCCAGGGCGTGCCCGACGCCGCCGGGGTGCGGCCCGTCGTCTGGAAG CTTCTTTTGGGATACTTGCCCAATGATCGTGCTCTATGGCCATATGAACTGGAAAAAAAGCGGTCCCAATACAGTGCTTTCAAAGATGAGCTTCTGCTTAACCCT TCAGAAGTTACTCGAAGAATGGAAGAAATGACAGTTTCCAAAATGGAGGAACATGATGCTAAAGGACCCGGTGTACTACCAAGGGCGGATATTGTTCAAGATGAGCATCCTCTAAGCCTTGGGAAAACTAGTGTTTGGAACCAATACTTCCAG GAATCTGAAATTATAGAGCAGATTGATAGAGATGTTAAGCGTACTCATCCCGAGATGCAATTTTTcaatggggattcttctgatgccTTGTCTAATCAG GAGTCGCTAAAGCGTATACTTACCatctttgcaaaattaaatccGGGTATAAGATATGTTCAAGGAATGAATGAGGTTTTGGCACCTCTCTACTATGTTTTCAAGAATGACTTAGACCAAAGTAATGCT GCTTCAGCAGAGCCAGATGCATTTTTCTGTTTTGTTGAGTTGCTTAGTGGGTTTCGAGATAACTTTTGCAAGCAACTTGACAACAGCGTGGTCGGTATACGCTCCACAATCAGTAGACTATCACAGCTTCTGAAAAGGCATGACGAAGAGCTCTGGCGGCATTTAGAGGTTCAAACCAAG GTTAATCCGCAGTTCTATGCATTCAGATGGATCACATTGCTGTTGACACAGGAATTCAAGTTCCATGACTGCATCAACCTGTGGGACACACTGTTAAGTGACCCAGAGGGACCTCAG GCTACCTTGTTGCGTATCTGCTGTGCAATGCTGATTCTTGTTCGAAGGCGGCTCTTGGCTGGTGATTTCACGGCTAACCTCAAGCTTCTCCAGAACTACCCACCCACAAACATTGACCACCTGCTGCACATTGCTAACAAGTTGCGAGGACCGCTACCCTACTGA